A window of Zingiber officinale cultivar Zhangliang chromosome 5A, Zo_v1.1, whole genome shotgun sequence contains these coding sequences:
- the LOC121981930 gene encoding uncharacterized protein LOC121981930 isoform X1: MGGIGKICLIRRLEAQGLPPNQAYIIISTLTTFLNTNLDHLAQFVVSKSAINEFKEEQNSDLSQFKLEMKHMQDGHFNSVERKNEKLERVFKKLVIKLTSKFNREIIEVEAGLEAGKFEIMKYCVGTFVSAGSICLAFVLFWK, translated from the exons ATGGGAGGTATTGGAAAGATTTGTTTG ATTAGAAGATTAGAGGCTCAAGGCTTGCCTCCTAATCAAGCATACATAATCATATCAACATTGACGACATTTTTGAATACTAATTTAGATCATTTGGCACAATTTGTTGTGTCAAAGTCGGCAATCAATGAG TTTAAGGAGGAACAAAATTCTGATCTATCCCAATTCAAGTTAGAAATGAAACACATGCAG GATGGTCATTTTAATTCGGTGGAACGAAAAAATGAAAAACTGGAGagagtttttaagaaattggtTATTAAATTAACAAGCAAATTTAACCGG GAAATTATTGAAGTGGAAGCAGGACTGGAAGCTGGAAAATTTGAGATTATGAAGTACTGTGTTGGTACTTTTGTTTCAGCAGGATCAATTTGTCTTGCATTCGTGCTATTTTGGAAGTAG
- the LOC121981930 gene encoding uncharacterized protein LOC121981930 isoform X2 — MGGIGKICLIRRLEAQGLPPNQAYIIISTLTTFLNTNLDHLAQFVVSKSAINEDGHFNSVERKNEKLERVFKKLVIKLTSKFNREIIEVEAGLEAGKFEIMKYCVGTFVSAGSICLAFVLFWK, encoded by the exons ATGGGAGGTATTGGAAAGATTTGTTTG ATTAGAAGATTAGAGGCTCAAGGCTTGCCTCCTAATCAAGCATACATAATCATATCAACATTGACGACATTTTTGAATACTAATTTAGATCATTTGGCACAATTTGTTGTGTCAAAGTCGGCAATCAATGAG GATGGTCATTTTAATTCGGTGGAACGAAAAAATGAAAAACTGGAGagagtttttaagaaattggtTATTAAATTAACAAGCAAATTTAACCGG GAAATTATTGAAGTGGAAGCAGGACTGGAAGCTGGAAAATTTGAGATTATGAAGTACTGTGTTGGTACTTTTGTTTCAGCAGGATCAATTTGTCTTGCATTCGTGCTATTTTGGAAGTAG